In the genome of Candidatus Binatia bacterium, one region contains:
- a CDS encoding DUF3467 domain-containing protein yields MSEEKKSAPVTEQIQIQIDPEHASGVYSNLMMISHRKEEFILDFLFVQPQRTPQGQMLANLRARVITSPEHMKRILKAIEENLARYEAAYGPIQAATDIPRVTH; encoded by the coding sequence ATGAGCGAAGAGAAAAAATCCGCCCCAGTGACCGAGCAAATCCAGATTCAAATCGATCCGGAGCATGCTAGCGGGGTGTACTCGAACCTCATGATGATCAGCCACCGGAAAGAAGAGTTCATCTTGGACTTTCTGTTCGTGCAGCCGCAGCGCACCCCGCAGGGACAAATGTTGGCGAATCTCCGCGCGCGGGTGATTACCTCGCCGGAGCACATGAAGCGCATCCTCAAGGCAATCGAGGAGAATTTGGCGCGTTACGAGGCGGCATACGGGCCCATTCAGGCTGCAACGGATATCCCCCGGGTTACCCATTGA
- a CDS encoding dienelactone hydrolase family protein has translation MKERDLRVPVGAGDTVGATAALPDVIEVPLGVLLAHGAGNDRFAPLLAGVQHGLARRGVLCVTFNFLYKEQGRRVPDPLPVLVRTYAQALAFVRGLFCNEVEGWAIGGKSLGGRVASHLAADGEAAEGLVLLGYPLHPAGKPEQLRVEHLRQIRIPMLFIQGTRDSLCDLAILRSVLRALQGQQQRPVELVVIEGGDHSFVVPRALGETQEEVYESIVLHILAWLKKIAAGRRNKP, from the coding sequence ATGAAGGAACGGGACCTGCGCGTTCCCGTGGGAGCAGGCGACACGGTCGGCGCTACGGCCGCGCTTCCGGATGTCATCGAGGTTCCGCTGGGGGTGCTGCTCGCCCATGGTGCGGGGAATGACCGCTTTGCTCCGCTGCTGGCCGGCGTGCAGCACGGGCTAGCGCGACGCGGTGTTTTGTGTGTAACCTTCAACTTCCTTTACAAAGAGCAAGGGCGCCGCGTGCCCGATCCGCTGCCGGTGCTCGTGCGCACTTATGCTCAGGCGCTCGCCTTCGTGCGCGGTCTGTTTTGCAACGAGGTTGAGGGTTGGGCGATCGGCGGAAAATCCTTGGGTGGCCGGGTTGCATCGCACCTGGCGGCAGACGGTGAAGCGGCCGAGGGGCTCGTACTCTTGGGATATCCCTTGCATCCCGCTGGAAAACCGGAGCAACTCCGGGTCGAACATCTCAGGCAAATCAGGATTCCGATGTTGTTTATTCAAGGCACGCGCGATTCTCTCTGTGACCTTGCGATTCTTCGATCTGTACTCCGAGCGTTGCAAGGCCAGCAGCAACGGCCGGTGGAGCTCGTAGTCATTGAGGGCGGCGACCATTCCTTCGTGGTCCCGCGCGCGCTTGGCGAGACGCAGGAAGAAGTATACGAGAGCATCGTGCTGCACATCCTCGCATGGCTTAAGAAGATTGCTGCAGGCAGGCGCAACAAACCATAG
- a CDS encoding polymer-forming cytoskeletal protein translates to MAFWNRESDDGKAVPPTQVGRAESSSPAAAEPTASPVAHQPAVRQLLGRETTVTGKLSFNAPTRIDGVLNGEVRASDLLVIGEEGKVDGAVRARQLLVLGEVRGEVFVEGRTEIGASGRVFGTIRSKDLVVQPGAVLEGDCKIGQSS, encoded by the coding sequence GTGGCATTTTGGAACCGCGAGAGCGACGACGGAAAAGCAGTTCCACCGACCCAGGTAGGCCGCGCCGAGTCGAGCTCGCCAGCGGCGGCCGAACCGACGGCGAGCCCCGTGGCCCATCAACCGGCCGTTCGTCAATTGCTCGGGCGGGAAACCACGGTGACCGGAAAGCTGAGCTTCAACGCACCGACGCGCATTGACGGCGTGCTCAACGGTGAGGTGCGTGCCAGCGATTTGCTGGTGATTGGCGAAGAGGGCAAGGTAGACGGCGCTGTCCGAGCACGGCAACTGCTCGTCTTAGGTGAGGTGCGTGGAGAAGTGTTCGTAGAAGGGCGCACAGAAATCGGGGCGAGTGGCCGAGTGTTCGGTACCATTCGCAGCAAAGATCTCGTGGTGCAGCCCGGTGCGGTGCTGGAAGGCGATTGTAAAATCGGCCAGTCGAGCTAG
- a CDS encoding dipeptide ABC transporter ATP-binding protein, which produces MKAPAENTPPLLEARGLVKHFPVRRAWGPAREFVHAVDGVDLFVRPGETLGVAGESGCGKSTLGRLLLRLLEPTAGELFFQGENLLALRGRELRRRRRFMQIVFQDPYGSLNPRMRVGDIVGEGLDIHGLARGRERKERVLALLERVGLPRDAYDRYPHEFSGGQRQRIGIARALAVEPRFIVADEPVSALDVSIQAQIVNLLQDLQEERGLAYLFITHDLRLVEHISHRVAIMYLGQIVELAPAEELYRNPRHPYTRALLSAVPEPDPERRRERIVLPGDVPSPIAPPPGCRFHPRCPFAEARCRVEAPALTANADGHAVACHVFPPP; this is translated from the coding sequence GTGAAGGCGCCTGCCGAGAACACGCCACCGCTTTTAGAAGCGCGCGGCTTGGTGAAGCACTTTCCAGTTCGGCGTGCCTGGGGCCCCGCGCGAGAGTTCGTCCACGCAGTCGATGGAGTCGATCTGTTCGTGCGTCCGGGGGAAACCCTGGGTGTGGCTGGCGAGTCTGGCTGCGGGAAGTCGACGCTCGGTCGTTTGCTGCTCCGTTTGCTCGAACCGACTGCAGGAGAGCTCTTCTTTCAGGGCGAGAACTTGCTTGCGCTGCGCGGCCGGGAGTTGCGCCGTCGGCGCCGCTTTATGCAAATCGTTTTTCAGGATCCGTACGGTTCGCTGAATCCGCGCATGCGGGTGGGGGACATCGTCGGCGAGGGTTTGGACATCCATGGCCTGGCGAGGGGCCGCGAGCGAAAGGAGCGCGTGCTCGCGCTGCTCGAGCGGGTCGGGCTTCCGCGCGATGCTTACGACCGGTACCCGCACGAATTCAGCGGCGGACAACGCCAGCGCATCGGCATCGCGCGTGCGCTGGCGGTAGAGCCGCGTTTTATCGTGGCTGACGAGCCAGTGTCAGCGCTCGACGTTTCCATCCAGGCCCAGATCGTGAACCTCTTGCAAGACCTGCAAGAGGAGCGCGGGCTTGCGTACCTGTTCATCACGCACGACTTGCGGTTGGTGGAGCATATTAGCCACCGGGTGGCCATCATGTACCTCGGGCAAATCGTCGAGCTCGCACCAGCGGAGGAGCTGTATCGCAATCCACGGCACCCATACACGCGCGCGTTGCTGTCGGCGGTTCCCGAGCCCGATCCGGAGCGGCGCCGTGAGCGGATCGTTTTGCCGGGTGACGTGCCGAGTCCGATCGCGCCCCCGCCCGGATGTCGCTTCCACCCACGTTGTCCGTTTGCCGAGGCACGCTGCCGCGTGGAAGCACCTGCGCTCACCGCCAACGCTGACGGCCACGCTGTCGCCTGCCACGTCTTCCCACCACCGTAG
- a CDS encoding ABC transporter ATP-binding protein: MPLLEVRDLRVTFFTPRGEVRAVDGVSFTIDEGETFGLVGESGCGKTVTALSLLRLLDGNGRIVGGEIAFNGRDLLALEEEEMRSLRGDQIAMIFQEPMTALNPVFTVGFQIGEVLEIHRGMSRKEARAQAIEMLRLVEIPEPERRVDAYPHQLSGGMRQRVMIAMALVCRPRLLIADEPTTALDVTIQAQILDLLAHLQEQFGMAVLFVTHDLGIVAERARRVAVMYAGRIVEQAPTAELFRRPLHPYTRGLLRSIPRLGERGRRLEAIPGTVPNPLALPSGCRFRDRCAYAVAQCAEIDPLLAAVSESHRVACIRAEEFLR; the protein is encoded by the coding sequence GTGCCATTGCTCGAAGTGCGCGACCTGCGGGTGACCTTCTTTACGCCCCGCGGAGAGGTGCGAGCGGTCGATGGGGTGAGCTTTACCATCGACGAAGGGGAAACGTTTGGCCTCGTAGGGGAGTCTGGCTGTGGGAAAACCGTGACCGCATTGAGTTTACTCAGGCTCCTCGACGGTAATGGCCGGATCGTGGGAGGGGAGATTGCCTTTAACGGCCGCGATTTGCTCGCGCTGGAAGAGGAGGAGATGCGCTCGTTGCGTGGTGACCAAATCGCCATGATTTTCCAGGAACCCATGACGGCCCTGAACCCGGTGTTCACCGTTGGTTTCCAAATTGGCGAAGTGCTGGAGATCCATCGCGGAATGAGCCGAAAGGAGGCACGGGCGCAGGCAATCGAGATGCTTCGCCTGGTGGAAATCCCCGAGCCGGAACGGCGCGTGGACGCTTACCCGCATCAGTTGAGCGGGGGAATGCGCCAGCGGGTGATGATTGCCATGGCACTTGTCTGTCGGCCACGGTTGCTCATTGCCGACGAGCCTACCACGGCGCTCGATGTCACGATTCAAGCGCAAATTCTCGACCTGCTGGCACACCTGCAGGAGCAATTCGGCATGGCGGTGCTCTTCGTCACCCACGACTTGGGCATTGTGGCCGAGCGCGCTCGGCGCGTTGCCGTAATGTACGCTGGGCGCATCGTTGAGCAGGCACCCACTGCAGAATTGTTTCGCCGGCCCCTGCATCCGTACACGCGCGGCCTCCTGCGTTCCATTCCACGGTTGGGTGAGCGTGGCCGTCGGTTGGAGGCCATACCGGGCACCGTGCCGAACCCTTTGGCGTTGCCTTCAGGGTGCCGCTTCCGCGATCGCTGTGCCTATGCTGTGGCCCAGTGCGCGGAGATCGACCCACTGCTGGCAGCGGTGAGCGAGTCACACCGCGTGGCGTGTATTCGCGCGGAGGAGTTCCTGCGGTGA
- a CDS encoding NAD-dependent succinate-semialdehyde dehydrogenase produces the protein MPLVSVNPTTGEVLRSFEPHSPAELERILARAHKAAGSWRTEPIRNRAALVGRVGAELRRQREQLARLVTQEMGKPITQARAEIEKCAWACEYYAEHGPRFLQPEVVSTEAHKSYVRFDPLGVVLAIMPWNFPFWQVFRFAAGAVVAGNVIVLKHAANVSLAALAIERLWRAGRAPAGVFQVILAGNERVGELIADPRVAAVTLTGSERAGQAVAAVAGQHIKKCVLELGGSDALIVLADADLERAAQAAAEARTINSGQSCIAAKRIIVERSIYRRFVPLFVRAMTEMKVGDPMDENTRVGPLARADLVETLHRQVEESLRLGAKLECGGKRLEGKGFFYAPTVLTGVRPGMPVFDEETFGPVAAVVVARDAAHAVQLANASRYGLGAAIWTRNRRRGEALAEQIDAGAVHVNDVVHSDPRLPFGGVKASGYGRELGIYGLREFTNIKSVVMR, from the coding sequence ATGCCACTGGTGTCTGTCAACCCGACCACGGGCGAAGTGTTGCGCTCCTTTGAGCCTCACTCGCCGGCTGAACTCGAGCGAATCCTTGCGCGCGCCCACAAGGCAGCAGGCAGTTGGCGTACCGAGCCCATCCGCAATCGCGCCGCGCTGGTTGGGCGGGTTGGTGCGGAATTGCGCCGCCAGCGCGAGCAGTTGGCACGGCTGGTGACGCAAGAAATGGGCAAGCCCATTACCCAAGCGCGCGCCGAAATCGAGAAATGTGCCTGGGCTTGCGAGTACTACGCCGAACACGGGCCACGCTTCTTGCAACCCGAGGTGGTGAGCACCGAAGCGCACAAGAGTTATGTGCGCTTCGACCCTTTGGGCGTGGTTCTCGCGATCATGCCGTGGAACTTCCCATTTTGGCAGGTGTTCCGCTTTGCGGCGGGGGCAGTGGTGGCGGGCAACGTGATCGTTCTCAAACACGCAGCGAACGTTTCCCTGGCCGCGCTCGCGATCGAGCGGCTGTGGCGTGCTGGGCGAGCTCCGGCGGGGGTGTTTCAAGTCATATTGGCCGGCAACGAGCGGGTTGGAGAGCTCATCGCTGACCCGCGAGTGGCGGCGGTAACGCTAACCGGCAGCGAACGAGCGGGCCAAGCGGTTGCCGCGGTAGCCGGCCAGCACATCAAGAAGTGCGTGCTCGAACTTGGTGGCTCCGATGCCTTGATTGTGCTGGCGGATGCAGACCTCGAACGCGCCGCGCAGGCAGCCGCGGAAGCGCGGACCATCAATTCCGGGCAAAGTTGCATTGCCGCCAAGCGCATCATTGTCGAACGCTCGATCTATCGCCGCTTTGTCCCCCTATTCGTTCGGGCGATGACAGAAATGAAGGTTGGCGACCCCATGGATGAAAACACCCGTGTGGGCCCGCTTGCTCGCGCCGACCTGGTGGAAACCCTGCACCGCCAGGTGGAAGAATCCTTACGCTTAGGGGCCAAGCTCGAGTGCGGGGGCAAGCGGTTGGAGGGAAAGGGGTTCTTTTATGCGCCCACGGTTTTGACCGGCGTCCGGCCTGGCATGCCCGTGTTCGACGAGGAAACGTTTGGACCAGTGGCGGCGGTTGTCGTCGCCCGCGATGCTGCACATGCCGTCCAACTCGCAAACGCCAGCCGCTACGGCCTCGGGGCAGCGATTTGGACCCGCAATCGCCGCCGCGGCGAGGCGCTCGCCGAGCAGATCGACGCTGGCGCGGTGCATGTCAATGATGTCGTACACTCCGACCCGCGGCTACCGTTTGGCGGCGTGAAGGCTTCCGGCTATGGGCGGGAGCTCGGCATCTATGGCTTACGCGAATTCACCAACATCAAGTCTGTGGTGATGCGTTGA
- a CDS encoding cytochrome c, with product MELWTRWFLWTALSLAASGALALDGEALYKEKCAKCHGETGKGDTPTGKSMKVPSMVGDPKVQEASAEELMKNIRVNKKHKEPVKKMSDEELQAVIPVIKRLAGASGS from the coding sequence ATGGAATTGTGGACGCGGTGGTTCCTATGGACGGCACTTTCGTTAGCAGCCAGCGGGGCGCTCGCTCTTGATGGGGAGGCGCTGTACAAGGAGAAATGTGCCAAGTGCCATGGGGAAACCGGCAAGGGCGACACGCCGACGGGAAAGTCGATGAAGGTCCCCTCCATGGTGGGTGACCCGAAGGTGCAGGAGGCCTCCGCCGAGGAACTCATGAAGAACATCCGTGTCAACAAGAAACATAAGGAGCCGGTGAAAAAAATGAGCGACGAAGAGCTGCAAGCCGTGATCCCCGTAATCAAGCGGCTTGCCGGGGCGAGTGGATCCTGA
- a CDS encoding GIY-YIG nuclease family protein: MQRHTLVLADHAPRFAAVPQQAGVYEFRDGTGASLYVGKSKNLRRRLQSYFTARHNERRKATMVKLFAATVHYELTGSDFAAMLRELELVQQLRPRFNRRMRHPERYAYVAIDFRLPFPRLVLTNETAEGHVFLGPFAARSRMRAALEQINDAFGLRTCGDPLPDAVQGKGCWRYRLRTCLAPCQGNVSPGEYGRALLRAVRTLTGSSHALREWEQRRTELSEALAFERAQRLWEREVRVRSAQRLLHLAMRRGDNALVIQPGVAPDSLALWAICDGDVASRTEVPRNELHAAFRRTWEALSAAAPREVSFVRQEDLDRRWIIYRWLRTPEGREWSVPLARRTEQAVWDDVSARAARLFTSPVLVAAP; encoded by the coding sequence ATGCAGAGGCACACGCTAGTACTTGCCGACCACGCGCCGCGCTTTGCCGCTGTGCCCCAGCAAGCTGGGGTGTACGAGTTCCGCGACGGCACGGGAGCTTCGCTGTACGTCGGCAAAAGCAAAAACCTGCGGCGCCGGCTGCAAAGCTACTTTACCGCAAGACACAACGAGCGGCGCAAAGCGACAATGGTGAAGCTCTTTGCGGCAACGGTGCACTACGAGCTCACGGGTTCCGACTTCGCTGCGATGCTGCGCGAGTTGGAACTCGTCCAGCAGCTCCGCCCGCGCTTCAACCGCCGGATGCGCCACCCGGAGCGGTATGCCTACGTGGCAATCGACTTTCGTTTGCCCTTCCCGAGGCTCGTCCTCACCAATGAAACTGCCGAGGGGCATGTGTTCCTCGGGCCGTTTGCCGCTCGCAGCCGCATGCGTGCTGCACTCGAGCAGATCAACGACGCCTTCGGGCTGCGCACGTGTGGGGATCCGTTACCTGATGCGGTGCAAGGAAAAGGCTGCTGGCGCTACCGCCTCCGCACTTGCCTCGCTCCTTGCCAAGGGAACGTCTCTCCTGGGGAGTACGGAAGAGCCCTTCTCCGCGCGGTGCGAACCCTCACTGGCTCCTCTCACGCGCTCCGGGAATGGGAACAACGGAGAACAGAGTTGAGCGAAGCATTGGCTTTCGAACGAGCGCAGCGACTTTGGGAGCGCGAGGTACGCGTGCGGAGCGCCCAACGCCTCCTGCACCTTGCCATGCGGCGGGGCGACAACGCGCTGGTCATCCAACCGGGGGTGGCGCCTGACAGCCTTGCGTTGTGGGCGATTTGCGACGGGGATGTCGCTTCCCGCACCGAGGTCCCGCGGAACGAGTTACACGCCGCCTTCCGCCGCACCTGGGAGGCATTGTCCGCCGCGGCGCCCCGTGAAGTGTCGTTCGTCCGCCAGGAGGACCTGGATCGCCGGTGGATCATTTACCGTTGGCTTCGCACGCCCGAGGGCCGAGAGTGGAGTGTGCCGCTGGCCAGGCGCACGGAACAGGCGGTGTGGGACGACGTAAGCGCGCGTGCCGCTCGCCTCTTTACTTCGCCGGTGCTTGTCGCGGCACCGTAG
- a CDS encoding wax ester/triacylglycerol synthase family O-acyltransferase, which translates to MAREFYERLSAMDRFFLEIEDRNVHMHVGAAAIFEGGMLLGSDGALDFPRILRLAERVVAEVPRLRQKIHIVPGFDHPVWQDDNRFNIHYHVRHTALPHPGDERQLKRLVGRILSQQLDRGKPLWEMWFVEGLSGKRFAAVSKVHHCMIDGLAGVSLMERLLSPEARAEAGAPKPWRPRPVPPDWKLLLDEASYRLGLMEEALGALRSAARHPLETLRRGVRLAGGIAEALARGFQPATLTPLNRPIGPHRRFDWTRLDLGQVRAIGQRLGATVNDVALTLTAGAVRMLLQRRGVDVGVVRFRTLVPVSVRAEQEKGALGNRVSLLVIDLPVSESDPVRRLQRVHQETSRLKASAQAQGAAALEALSDRTVTSLFVTFARLAATTHSYNMIVTNVPGPQRPLYLLGSRMREIYPVVPLFADQALNVALMSYDGGLFWGFNADWDSLPDLHDLVDAIEREHRALLARVGRRTASTRATSKRGATLPPRATVPRQAPAK; encoded by the coding sequence ATGGCCAGGGAATTTTACGAGCGCTTGAGCGCCATGGATCGATTCTTCCTCGAGATTGAGGACCGCAACGTCCATATGCACGTCGGTGCCGCGGCAATTTTCGAAGGGGGCATGTTGCTCGGGTCCGACGGCGCCCTGGATTTCCCGCGCATCCTGCGGTTGGCGGAGCGCGTCGTCGCTGAGGTGCCAAGGTTGCGGCAAAAGATACACATCGTTCCAGGCTTCGATCACCCGGTCTGGCAAGACGACAACCGCTTCAACATCCACTATCACGTGCGGCACACGGCCTTGCCGCATCCGGGAGACGAACGCCAGCTCAAGCGCTTGGTTGGGCGCATTCTTTCGCAACAGCTCGACCGCGGAAAACCCCTTTGGGAGATGTGGTTTGTCGAGGGTTTATCCGGCAAACGTTTTGCTGCTGTGAGCAAGGTGCACCACTGCATGATCGATGGGCTGGCGGGCGTGAGCCTAATGGAGCGCTTGCTGAGCCCGGAGGCGCGAGCAGAAGCGGGCGCGCCGAAACCGTGGCGCCCGCGACCTGTGCCGCCCGACTGGAAATTGCTCTTGGACGAGGCCTCATACCGGCTGGGTTTGATGGAAGAGGCCCTGGGCGCGTTGCGTTCAGCAGCAAGGCACCCACTCGAGACCTTGCGGCGCGGCGTGCGGCTAGCCGGCGGTATTGCCGAGGCGCTCGCGCGCGGGTTCCAACCAGCCACGCTGACGCCACTGAATCGCCCCATCGGACCGCACCGCCGTTTCGATTGGACCAGGCTTGACCTGGGGCAGGTGCGCGCCATCGGCCAACGTCTCGGTGCTACGGTAAATGACGTTGCCCTCACGCTCACCGCAGGTGCGGTTCGCATGCTGCTCCAGCGTCGCGGGGTGGATGTCGGTGTTGTCCGCTTCCGCACGCTCGTGCCGGTGAGTGTGCGTGCGGAGCAGGAGAAAGGTGCGCTGGGCAATCGCGTGTCGCTGCTGGTCATAGATTTGCCAGTCAGCGAGTCCGACCCCGTCCGCCGCTTGCAGCGCGTCCACCAGGAAACCTCACGGCTGAAGGCCTCCGCCCAGGCCCAAGGTGCCGCTGCCTTAGAGGCGCTGAGCGACCGCACGGTGACCTCGTTATTTGTCACGTTCGCGCGCCTGGCTGCCACGACGCATTCGTACAACATGATCGTGACCAACGTTCCTGGTCCGCAGCGCCCGCTGTACCTGTTGGGCTCGCGGATGCGGGAGATTTACCCGGTCGTCCCTCTGTTCGCGGATCAAGCGTTGAATGTCGCATTGATGAGTTATGATGGCGGCTTGTTCTGGGGCTTTAATGCAGACTGGGACTCTCTCCCGGACTTGCATGACCTCGTGGATGCGATCGAGCGGGAGCACCGAGCCCTGCTCGCGCGGGTGGGCCGGCGCACAGCGAGTACTCGAGCGACCAGCAAACGAGGCGCCACGCTGCCACCGAGGGCTACGGTGCCGCGACAAGCACCGGCGAAGTAA
- a CDS encoding proton-conducting transporter membrane subunit, whose protein sequence is MLAAAVLTGFAVAALAPWCVQRLGTKWGPRVLLAYPIAVFALAASAALDAAHVATSIDWVPRYGLRWSVLVDGWSLLLTLLISGIGALVVLYGGAYLRHHPHLGRFYLYLLGFMAAMLGVVLASNLLLLFVCWELTSIFSYLLIGFEHENAKARKSALQALLTTGVGGLGLLVACILLWRAFGTWELADILQQPVRWADGAQSALPIVLVIFLAAFTKSAQFPFHYWLPAAMAAPTPVSAYLHSATMVKAGVVLLARLNPLFHDFWLWQPALLTVGGATMALGALSALPQRDLKLLLAYSTVSALGTLVFLLGVGSTEAIAACVVFLVAHAFYKGGLFFFAGIVDHEAGTRNIDELGGLAKHWPALAFAASLLALSMAGVVPFFGFIAKELAYHAVLHASRPPALALLVLCSALQVAVAGFAVVRPLFFRSPAGRHAPHRPEVELALGPYLLAATSILASLIPWPAFSRLLEHAAGQIAGSPLELKLALWHGWTPVLALSFLTVLLGVVAFFLRNLWCAVARRGRALVGVGPAAVYDASLAGLARLAAWQTGVLQTGKLRQYQALVLVTAVCTVLLAAVLADWGHLHFRWQKLFPTEAAVIVAMIAGLATTIFTPSRLTAIAGLGVTGYAVGVFFLIFGAPDLAMTQFAIETLTVILFVLVLYRLPRFQSRSTPAVRLRDAALSLAVGGGVALVVLVLLADPAPSVLAPFFLANSVPAAHGHNVVNVILVDFRSLDTLGEITVLGLAAVGVGTLMAMWGRYR, encoded by the coding sequence GTGCTCGCAGCAGCAGTGTTGACGGGTTTTGCGGTGGCCGCACTGGCGCCGTGGTGCGTGCAGCGCCTAGGGACCAAGTGGGGCCCGCGGGTGTTACTGGCGTACCCCATCGCCGTGTTCGCACTGGCGGCTTCAGCTGCGCTGGATGCGGCGCACGTCGCAACGAGCATCGACTGGGTGCCGCGCTACGGCTTGCGGTGGTCGGTTTTGGTGGATGGCTGGAGCTTGCTGCTCACGTTGTTGATTTCCGGCATCGGTGCCTTGGTCGTCCTCTATGGTGGTGCGTATCTGCGTCACCACCCCCACCTTGGCCGCTTCTACCTGTACCTGCTGGGCTTCATGGCGGCGATGCTGGGCGTGGTTTTGGCCAGCAACTTGTTGCTGCTCTTCGTGTGTTGGGAACTCACCAGCATTTTCTCTTACCTTCTCATCGGCTTCGAGCACGAAAACGCAAAGGCGAGAAAATCAGCCCTGCAAGCCTTGCTCACGACTGGGGTTGGTGGACTCGGACTGCTGGTTGCCTGCATTTTGCTGTGGCGTGCTTTCGGCACGTGGGAACTGGCGGACATCTTGCAGCAACCAGTGCGATGGGCTGACGGCGCACAATCGGCGTTACCCATCGTCCTCGTGATTTTTCTCGCCGCTTTTACCAAATCCGCGCAATTCCCGTTTCACTACTGGCTCCCCGCGGCCATGGCGGCACCGACGCCTGTCAGTGCCTACTTGCATTCCGCAACGATGGTTAAAGCAGGTGTTGTGCTGCTTGCGCGCTTGAATCCCCTGTTTCACGATTTCTGGTTGTGGCAACCGGCACTGCTCACCGTGGGCGGCGCCACCATGGCTCTAGGTGCCCTGTCCGCTTTACCGCAGCGCGACCTGAAACTCCTGCTAGCCTATTCCACGGTGAGCGCGCTCGGCACTCTCGTATTTCTGCTGGGCGTCGGGTCAACGGAAGCGATCGCAGCCTGTGTGGTGTTTTTGGTAGCGCATGCGTTTTACAAAGGTGGTTTATTCTTTTTCGCAGGCATTGTGGATCACGAGGCAGGCACACGGAACATCGACGAGCTAGGTGGTCTCGCGAAACACTGGCCTGCGCTTGCGTTTGCTGCCTCGTTGCTCGCGTTGTCCATGGCTGGGGTGGTGCCCTTTTTCGGCTTCATCGCCAAAGAACTCGCTTATCACGCGGTTCTCCACGCGTCCCGGCCGCCAGCCCTCGCGTTGCTCGTTCTCTGCAGCGCTTTGCAGGTCGCGGTGGCCGGCTTTGCTGTGGTCCGGCCGTTGTTTTTTCGTTCGCCTGCGGGGCGCCACGCGCCGCATCGACCAGAGGTCGAGCTCGCTCTCGGCCCCTATCTGTTGGCGGCTACTAGTATTCTAGCAAGCTTGATCCCGTGGCCGGCGTTTTCCCGTTTGCTCGAACACGCGGCCGGGCAGATCGCAGGCTCCCCGTTAGAGCTCAAGCTCGCACTGTGGCACGGCTGGACGCCCGTCCTTGCTCTCAGCTTCCTGACCGTGCTGCTCGGCGTAGTGGCCTTCTTCCTCCGCAATCTCTGGTGTGCTGTTGCTCGCAGGGGGCGGGCGTTGGTCGGCGTCGGTCCGGCGGCTGTGTACGACGCTAGCCTCGCTGGCCTTGCGCGGCTCGCCGCGTGGCAAACGGGCGTCCTACAGACGGGCAAACTCCGGCAATATCAAGCCCTGGTTCTGGTCACCGCCGTCTGCACCGTGCTCCTCGCAGCCGTGCTTGCGGACTGGGGCCATCTCCACTTTCGGTGGCAAAAGCTGTTCCCGACGGAAGCGGCGGTCATCGTTGCCATGATTGCTGGTCTGGCCACGACTATCTTTACTCCCTCGCGCCTCACGGCAATCGCCGGACTCGGCGTGACCGGGTATGCTGTCGGTGTCTTCTTTCTCATCTTTGGGGCGCCCGATCTCGCCATGACTCAGTTCGCGATCGAAACCCTCACGGTGATCTTGTTCGTGTTAGTGTTGTACCGGCTTCCGCGCTTCCAGTCGCGCTCGACCCCCGCCGTGCGCCTCCGTGATGCGGCGCTATCGCTGGCGGTTGGCGGCGGTGTTGCCCTGGTCGTGCTGGTGTTGCTCGCCGACCCTGCACCTTCGGTGCTCGCCCCGTTTTTTCTTGCCAACAGTGTGCCCGCCGCTCACGGGCACAATGTCGTGAACGTCATTTTGGTGGACTTTCGGAGCCTGGACACCCTAGGAGAAATTACCGTGCTCGGCCTTGCGGCCGTGGGCGTGGGCACGCTGATGGCGATGTGGGGGCGTTACCGATGA
- a CDS encoding Na(+)/H(+) antiporter subunit B (subunit B of antiporter complex involved in resistance to high concentrations of Na+, K+, Li+ and/or alkali): MRSLILLTATRLLFPLMLLFSVFLLLRGHNAPGGGFVGGLVAGGALALHALAHGIVATRLMVGFSPVALISAGLTLAAMSGLVGWFWQKPYLTGVWGVVPVLGTVGTPLLFDLGVYVLVVGIVTHMLFLLWEE, encoded by the coding sequence ATGAGGTCGCTCATTCTCCTCACGGCCACGCGGCTACTGTTTCCTTTAATGTTGCTGTTCTCCGTTTTCCTGCTTTTACGCGGACACAACGCGCCCGGTGGTGGGTTCGTCGGCGGGTTAGTGGCGGGGGGCGCGCTCGCCCTGCACGCCCTTGCCCACGGCATCGTCGCCACCCGCCTAATGGTGGGGTTTTCGCCCGTTGCGCTCATTTCGGCTGGGCTGACCCTCGCAGCCATGAGCGGGCTGGTTGGGTGGTTTTGGCAGAAGCCTTACCTCACTGGGGTGTGGGGTGTGGTGCCGGTGCTGGGTACCGTGGGCACTCCCTTACTGTTCGACCTTGGAGTCTACGTATTAGTGGTGGGCATCGTTACCCACATGTTGTTCCTTCTCTGGGAGGAGTGA